Below is a genomic region from Ferribacterium limneticum.
CAACACAACCGCCCCATCACCTTCCGGGCCGCCGGAACCAGCCTCTCCGGCCAGGCCATCACCGATGGCATCCTCGCCCTGATCGGCGAAGGCTTCGCCACCTATGAACTCAACGCCGACGCCAGCCAGGTCAAGGTCGGCCCCGGCATCGTCGGCGGCGAAGTGAACCGTCGTCTCGCCCCGTTCGGCAAGAAGATCGGCCCTGACCCCGCCTCCATCGGCGCCGCCAAGATCGGTGGCATCGCTGCCAACAACGCCTCCGGCATGTGCTGCGGCACGGCCCAGAACAGCTACCGGACGCTGGCCGGCATGCGTGTCATGCTGGCCGACGGCAGCGTGCTCGACACTGAGGATCACATGAGCGTCGATGCTTTCTCGAAGAGCCACGCCGTACTGCTCGGCGAACTGGAGCGCCTCGGTCGCGACACGCGCAACAACCCGAAGCTGGCCGAGCGCATCCGCCACAAGTTCAAGATCAAGAACACGACCGGCTACAGCCTCAACGCGCTGATCGATTACGAAGATCCGATCGACATCCTGAGCCACCTGATGATCGGCTCAGAAGGCACGCTCGGCTTCATGTCGCGCATCACCTACAACACCGTCGTCGAAGACCCGTTCAAGGCGTCAGCGCTGGTTTTCTTCCCGGATATCCGCACTGCCTGCGAGGCCGTCATCCGCCTCAAGCCACAGCCGGTTTCCGCCGTCGAACTGCTCGACCGCCCCGCCCTGCATTCGGTTGAAAACAAACCCGGCCTACCGGCCATCATGCGCGAATTGGGCGAGGAAGCCGCCGCACTGCTCATCGAAGTCCGGTCTTCCACGGTCGACGGGATAAATGAGCGAATTTCGCAAGTCCATACTGCGATGGCGGGCGTCGCCACGGTGGAGCCGATGGTTTTCTCGATCGATCCGGCGACCTGCGAGATGTACTGGAAAGTCCGCAAGGGCACCTTCCCGGCCGTCGGCGCCATGCGCCGCACGGGCACCACGGTGCTCATCGAGGACGTCGCCTTCCACATTGAAAACCTGGCCGACGCCACGCTCGACCTGCAAGCCCTGCTCCGCCACCACGGCTACCACGAGGCGATCATTTTCGGCCACGCGCTGGAAGGCAATCTGCACTTCGTCATCACCCAGGATTTCGGCGATGCCAGCGAAGTCGACCGTTACGCCCGCTTCATGGACGATCTCTGCCACATGGTGGTCGATAAATACGACGGCTCGCTCAAGGCCGAGCACGGCACCGGCCGCAACATGGCGCCCTTCGTCGAGCTCGAATGGGGCAAGGAAGCAGCCGACCTGATGCGCCGGATCAAGGCCTTGTTCGACCCGGAAAACCGCCTCAACCCGGGCGTCATCCTCAACGACAATCCGCGCGCCCACCTCGAAAACCTCAAGCCGATGCCGGCCGCCGAAGACATCGTCGACCGCTGCATCGAATGCGGCTTCTGCGAACCGCTCTGCCCCTCGCACCGCCTGACGCTGAGCCCGCGCCAGCGCATCACCAGCGTGCGCGAACTGGCGCGGCGTGCTGCAGCGGGCGAACCGGCTGGCAGCGTCGGCGAGGACTACGCCTACATGGGCCTCGACACCTGCGCCGCCTGCGGCCTGTGCTCGACAGCCTGCCCGGTCGGCATCGACACCGGCGATCTGACCCGCCGCCTGCGCGGGCGTAAGCTTGGCGACACGGCGCGCGCCGTCAATGCCTGGACCGGGGAGCATTTCGGCACGCTGGCCAACGCCTCGCGCCTCGGCCTGAATGTCGGCCACGCCGTTTCCGGCGTCCTCGGCGACAACCTCCTCGGCCGCATTTCGGGCGGTGCCTGGAAAAAGAACATGCCGCACGCCGGGAAAGCCCCAGTGGCGCGCACCACGCAAGGCGACCCGGTCGTCTACTTCCCGACTTGCGGCGGCCGCATCTTTGGCCCATCAACGGCCGGTGAAGCTCAACTCGGCAACGTCATTCTCGACCTGCTGACCCGCGCTGGCTACGCGCCGATCCTGCCAGAAGGTTTCGACAGCCTGTGCTGCGGCCAGATGCTGGCCAGCAAGGGGATGGCCGAAGAAGCCGACGGTATGTCCAACACGCTGGAAGCGGCGCTTATGAAAGCCTCGCAGAACGGCAAATACCCGGTAATCATGGACGCCAGCACCTGCACCGTCCGCATGCAGAAACATCTCGCCGACCGCCTCAAACTCTACGACTTCCACGAATTCGCCGTCGATGCGCTGCTGCCGCGTCTGATGATCAGCAAGCAATCAGGCCCGGTTGCCCTGCACGTCAATTGCAGCGTGCGCAAGACCGGCTCCGACGCCAAGCTAAAAATCCTGCTCGCCGCCTGCGTCGAGCAGATCATCGAACCAGCCGGCGTGACCTGCTGCGGCTTTGCCGGTGACCGTGGTTTTGCTGTGCCAGAACTGAACCGCCACGCCCTGCGCCACATCCACAAGGATCTGCCGGCCAACTGCGCCTGCGGCGTCTCCACCAACCGCACCTGCGAAATCGGCCTGACTGCCGAAACCGGCATCAACTACCAGTCCATCGCCTATTTGCTCGAGAAATGCAGTCGACCGCAGCAAACATGTTGAGGATTTCCCTAACAGCGCAAACCCCGGCGAATTGCTAAGTTACGTCCGATCAAACAAATTCAAGGAGAGCACCCATGTACAAGAAGATTCTGGTCGCCATCGACGACAGCGCCACCTCCCGCGGCGCACTGGCCGAGGCGCTGCACATTGCCCGGACGAGCAAGGCCAAGCTTTACATCACCCACGTTGCCGACGAAACCGTGCTCAACCTGCATGGCCACGCCATGACCAACGCCGTCAATGTCGACGGTGCCGTCGCCAACCTGATCAAGGGCGGGCAAAAGCTGCTCGACGATGCCATGGCGTCGGTTACTGATGTCGATGCCGAAGCGCTGATGCTGGAAGCCAGCAACCGGCGCATTTCAGAAGTCATTTCCGACAAGGCCAAAGAACTCGGCGTCGACCTCATCGTCATCGGCCGTCACGGCCAGCGCGGCCTGGCCACGCTGATTCTTGGCTCGGTGGCCGAACAACTGGCCAAGATGGCCGATGCGTCGGTACTTTTGGTCAGAAAGCACTAAGCAGCCATCGCGGTACAAAACACTTTTATTCTGATTGCCAGCCTGTAGCGCAGAGGTCAGAATATCGAGAAAAACGAACAATACCGAAAAACTCGATCAGGAAACAGCTCATGCATCAAGCCTCACTGGACACCAGCAAGGACGAACCCCTTCGCGACGATATTCGCCTGCTTGGCCGCATCCTCGGCGATACAGTCCGTGAGCAGGAGGGCGAATCGGTGTTCGACATCGTCGAACGCGTCCGCCAGACTGCCGTGCGTTTTGCCCGCGACGGCGACCCGGCAGCCCGCAACGAACTCGCCGCCCTGCTCGACCCGCTGCCGCGCGACACCACCCAGGCCGTCGTCCGCGCCTTCAGCTACTTCCTGCAACTGGCCAACATTGCCGAGGACGAGCACCACATCCGCCGGCGGCGCGCCCACGACCTGGCCGGCTCGCCGCCGCGCGAAGGCAGTTTGATTTTTGCCCTGGATTCCCTGTCGACCGCAGCGGTCTCGCCGGAAGCCATCGCCGACTTCTTCGCCCATGCCGTCGTCGCCCCGGTGCTCACCGCCCACCCGACCGAAGTCCAGCGTCAGAGCCTGATCCGCAACCACCGCGACCTGGCCCGCCTGCTCGACCAGCGCGAACGCCTGCAGATGACGCCGGAAGAGGAAGCCGAGAACGATCTCGGCATCGCCAATTCCATCCTCACCCTGTGGCAGTCGCGCATGCTGCGCCCGGTACGCCTCAAGGTGCTCGACGAGGTCAAGAACGGCATCACCTACTTCAAGGAAACCTTCTTCACCGAACTGCCGCGCCTCTACATCCAGGCGACGCAGCAACTGCAAAAACGCTACCCCGACACCCATTGGGCGCTACCGCCCTTCTTCCGCGTCGGCAGCTGGATCGGCGGCGACCGCGACGGCAATCCGTTTGTTACTGCCGAGATCCTGCGTGAAGCCCTGCGCCTGCAATCGGCCGCGGCGCTCAATCACTATCTCGAAGAAATCCACGAACTGGGCGGCGAATTGCCACTCTCCGACCTGCTCGTTCAGGTCACGCCGGAACTGTTGGCGCTGGCCGAACACTCCACCGACCACTCGCCGCAACGCGCCGACGAGCCCTATCGCCGCGCCCTCTCCGGCATTTATGCCCGCCTCGCCGCGACCGCCCGCGTGCTCGACCATGTCGAGCCAGTGCGCCACGAAATAGGCCACGCCGATGCTTACGAAACGCCGGAAGCCCTGCGCGCCGACCTCAAGGTACTCAACAATTCGCTCAAGCTGAACGGCAGCGGCAACCTGGCGGGCGGCCGCCTGCGCCGGCTGCTGCGCGCAGTGCAGGTTTTCGGCTTCCACCTGGCGCCGATCGACCTGCGCCAGAACTCCGAAGTCCATGCCCGCAGCGTCGCCGAACTGCTGGCCGGGGCCGGTCGTTGCCCGGACTACGAAGCACTTTCCGAAATTGAGCGAATTTCCCTGTTGACCGTGGAAATCAGCACCCCGCGCCCGCTTTACTCGCCCTACCTGAGCTATTCGGAGGAAACGCAGGGCGAACTGGCCATTTTCTTCGCCGCCCGCGAACTGCGCCAGCGCTACGGCGCCGCCGCGCTGCCCAATTGCATCATCTCGAAGACCGACGGCGTTTCCGACCTGCTCGAACTCGCCCTGCTGCTCAAGGAATCCGGCCTGCTGCTGCCCGGCGCGCAGCCGAAGCTGGAAGTGAACATCATCCCGCTCTTCGAAACCATCGAAGACCTGCAGAAGAGCGCGGCAACGATGGCCGGCGTCTTCGCCATCCCGGCCTACCGCGAACTGATCGCCGGCCGTGGTGACGAGCACGAAGTCATGCTCGGCTACTCCGATTCCAACAAGGACGGCGGCTTCCTGACCTCGGGCTGGGAACTCTACAAGGCCGAAATCGAACTGGCCCAGGTCTTCAAGCAGCACGGCGTTCGCCTGCGCCTGTTCCACGGCCGTGGCGGCTCAGTTGGTCGCGGTGGCGGCCCGACCTATCACGCCATCCTGGCCCAGCCAGCCGGCGCGGTTTCCGGCCAGATCCGCCTGACCGAACAGGGCGAAGTCATTTCGACCAAATACGGCAACGCCGATACCGGCCGCCGCAACCTCGAAGTGCTGCTCGCCGCGACGCTCGAAGCCAGCCTGACCGACCATGAAAACAAGGTCGAGCCGGCCGAGCAGTTCCACGCCGTAATGGACGAGCTCTCGCTGCGCGCCTTCAACGCCTATCGCGGCCTGGTCTATGAAACGCCGGGCTTCACGACCTATTTCCGCCAATCGACGGTGGTTTCCGAAATCGCCCTGCTCAACATCGGGAGTCGCCCAGCCTCGCGCAAGGCCTCCGAGCGCATCGAAGATCTACGAGCCATCCCCTGGGTGTTCAGCTGGGCGCAATGCCGCCTGATGCTGCCCGGCTGGTACGGCTTCGGTGCTGCGGTCGACGGCTATCTGGAGGCCAATCCGCAAGGCCTGACTACGCTGCGCCGCATGGTCAAATCCTGGCCCTTCTTCCAGAGCCTGCTCTCCAACATGGACATGGTGCTGGCCAAGACCGACCTCGCCATCGCCTCGCGCTACGCCGAACTGGTCGCCGATGTTGAACTGCGCGAGCGCATCTTCAGCCAGATCAAGGCCGAATGGGCGCTGACCAGAAAGCACCTGCTGGCCATTCTCGAACAGGATGATTTCCTCGCCGACAACCCCATGCTCAAGCGCTCGCTACAACTGCGCTCGCCCTACATGGACCCGCTCAACCACCTGCAGGTCGAACTGCTCAAGCGTCACCGCGCTGGCGAAACCGACGAGCGCGTCGCCCGCGGCATCCACCTGTCGATCAATGGCGTCGCTTCCGGACTGCGCAACAGCGGGTAAAATCAGCGCATGCCTACCCCAATCAAACGCACAGTCTTTTTTGTCTCGGACGGTACCGGCCTGACAGTCGAAGCCCTCGGCCACAGCCTGATGACCCAGTTCGAGGATATCGAGTTCAAGCAGATCCGCATCCCCTTTCTCAAAACCGTTGAGAAAGCCCAGGAGGCGGTTGCGCGAATCAACGCCCAAGGCGAATCGGACGGCATGCGCCCGATCGTTTTCACGACACTGATCAATCCCGAATTGGCCAGCCTCGTCCATCAATCCGACGCCTTCTGCCTGTCCTACTTCGAGTCCTTCCTGGCCCCGCTGGAAGCTGAACTCGGCAAGAAGTCGAACCATACCGTCGGCCGCTCGCATGGCTCGGCCGAAAGCTCCGAGTACAAACACCGCATCGAGGCGATCAACTACACGCTGGCTCACGATGACGGAATCACCGACCGCGATCTGGCCGAGGCCGATGTCATTCTCGTTGCCGTATCACGCTGCGGCAAGACGCCGACCTCGCTTTATCTGGCTATGCAATTCGGCCTCAAGGCTGCCAACTTTCCCCTGATTCCCGAAGATTTCGACCGCGGCTGCCTGCCCAGCACGCTCGAAAAGCATCGCTCCAAGCTGTTCGGCCTGACCATTCAGCCCGAACGCCTCACCCAAATCCGCGAAGAACGCCGCGCCGGCAGCAAATACGCCTCGCTGGCCAATTGTCGCTACGAAATTGCCGAAGCCGAAAAGATGATGCGTCGCGAAGGAATCCGCTGGCTGGACTCGTCGACCAAGTCGATTGAGGAAATCTCGACGACCATCCTGCAGGAGCTGAAGCTGCGCTGACCGACTAAACAATCGGCAACAGTAAAAATGGCGCATCAATTGATGTGCCATTTTTTTGCTATTCAGGCCAAAAATAAAACCAATCAGTCCAGTTTTTCAAGATGGCAATAGACCATATGCGTCTTCCAATCGATCCCAGCCGACTTCTTTCAAGGCCAGGTTAAAAAGATCGGCCAGGCTGTCATACTGATAAATCCTGCAAAAAACAACGACCGTTTTTAACAAGGCATCCTTGTTTGGCAAAGAATGGGAATCAACACTTATTGCAGAAAGCATAAACCGCAAAATCCCAAAACGGAAAACAATTCCCAGGTAATTTTGATATGCCGACTGAGCACCAAATGGGAAACAATCCCTGAACATTTCATTCAGGACATAATGCTCGAGAAGATACGGGGTTTCTGCGAGAGCACTCGGCAGGTTTTTCAAACCCTTGCGGTAGGTTTCAACCAAAATTTCTGGATCAAGCAAACCCGTTTTCTGATCCGCACCCAATGCCTTGGCAATCGAATCCTGCATCACTTGGCGTGACGGCGACCTGGGTTGGGCTTTTCTTGTATTCCAGATGGTGTGGAACAGTTTTGCCTGAAAACCATAGTCGGGCTGAACCTTGGAGAGCATTTTGACCGCTTCTCCGCTCTCGATAACAAACAGGAAGTTTTCCAGCAGATTTGTTATTCCAGGAGGGCTCTCACCTTTAAGCACACGGTCCAGTTCGCGACAGAAGGCCCCGAGAACCACCAATCTCTCCCAGATTTCAAGGCCCTCCGTACGCATCAACTGAAAACAGAAAATGCGGATTTCATTCATTTCATCAACAGACATTCCCCATTTTTCATCGATCACGCTTAGTGCCTCGGGGCGGACCGATAATTCTCCCTCGACAAAATCAAAGGCGTCGGCTTGAAGCAAAGCCAGACGGGCTGCTTCCGGACATGAAAGCGTCAGGGTCTGCTCGATATTCCCTAAAAACTTGCGCGTAAATCGAGGGAAATTGAAGCAAGTATTGGAAAGTTTATCTTCACCAATATCGCGGTGAATGGCGCACAAATTCTCTTGCAGAAAAGGACAGTTGTTCGTGCACGGATCATTTATGGCACTTGCGTATTTTTCTTTGGTGGGAGATTGAGTTTGAATCCGGATGTTTTTTCCAAACAACTTTTTGAGTGCTGGCGGGTAGTATTTTTTGGGGTCGGTATAGGCCTCAAATGTTTTTTGATCGATGGAAATATCCCAGCCACTGCAGCAGGTATCTTCGCAGTCAGCCCCGATACATCGAAAATGACTGACATAGCGAGGGAAGAGTGCCGTAACTGAATCCGTTCGGTGCAATATGGACATAATCTATTCCGATTCGGTAATCGTCTATTTTCCAGTATTCAATGGCAAAACACTGTTCCTGACTACTTGTTGTTACTGAGCAGGCCCATCAGAACAGTTATCCGGGAGTCTTAGCCCAGCCGGCGCCGAACCATCTCGAACAGGCAAACTGCCGCAGCAGCAGCTACATTCAGCGACTCGACGGCACCCGGCATCGGTATCTTGATGCGTAGCCCGGCGGCTGCTATCAGTTCAGGGTGGACACCCTGCCCTTCGGCCCCAAACACCCAGGCTATCGGCCCATCCAGTTTGGCGCCATAAAGCGAAGTGGCATCGTCCAGACAGGTGACCGCCGTAGTGCCTTCGTAGCTGGCCATGAAACCAGCCAGATCGCACTCTTCATGGATAGCCAGCGCGAAGTGCGCACCCTGCCCGGCGCGCAGAACCTTGGGTGACCAGGGCGAAGCGCAGCCCGGCGACAGCAATGCCTGCTTGATGCCAGCCGCCGCCGCCGTGCGCAGCAACGTACCGACATTGCCGGGATCCTGCACCCCGTCTATCAAAATTGCGTCTTTTTTCCGGTTGACCGTGGCATTTGCATGCGGCGTCTTGATCAGCGCCAGCAAACCGCTCGGCGTATCAACCAGGCCGAGGTCACGCATCAGGCTATCGGCCAGAACGACCGTTTCCCGGCCTTCGACAAACCCGGCCACTTCGCCGCCAGCCGGCGCCGATTCGGCAACGATCA
It encodes:
- a CDS encoding FAD-binding and (Fe-S)-binding domain-containing protein, whose product is MSDLIHALSDHLPPHQIIVDDLRRLAYGTDASFYRLTPEVIAVIENEEEARQVLNAAKQHNRPITFRAAGTSLSGQAITDGILALIGEGFATYELNADASQVKVGPGIVGGEVNRRLAPFGKKIGPDPASIGAAKIGGIAANNASGMCCGTAQNSYRTLAGMRVMLADGSVLDTEDHMSVDAFSKSHAVLLGELERLGRDTRNNPKLAERIRHKFKIKNTTGYSLNALIDYEDPIDILSHLMIGSEGTLGFMSRITYNTVVEDPFKASALVFFPDIRTACEAVIRLKPQPVSAVELLDRPALHSVENKPGLPAIMRELGEEAAALLIEVRSSTVDGINERISQVHTAMAGVATVEPMVFSIDPATCEMYWKVRKGTFPAVGAMRRTGTTVLIEDVAFHIENLADATLDLQALLRHHGYHEAIIFGHALEGNLHFVITQDFGDASEVDRYARFMDDLCHMVVDKYDGSLKAEHGTGRNMAPFVELEWGKEAADLMRRIKALFDPENRLNPGVILNDNPRAHLENLKPMPAAEDIVDRCIECGFCEPLCPSHRLTLSPRQRITSVRELARRAAAGEPAGSVGEDYAYMGLDTCAACGLCSTACPVGIDTGDLTRRLRGRKLGDTARAVNAWTGEHFGTLANASRLGLNVGHAVSGVLGDNLLGRISGGAWKKNMPHAGKAPVARTTQGDPVVYFPTCGGRIFGPSTAGEAQLGNVILDLLTRAGYAPILPEGFDSLCCGQMLASKGMAEEADGMSNTLEAALMKASQNGKYPVIMDASTCTVRMQKHLADRLKLYDFHEFAVDALLPRLMISKQSGPVALHVNCSVRKTGSDAKLKILLAACVEQIIEPAGVTCCGFAGDRGFAVPELNRHALRHIHKDLPANCACGVSTNRTCEIGLTAETGINYQSIAYLLEKCSRPQQTC
- a CDS encoding universal stress protein: MYKKILVAIDDSATSRGALAEALHIARTSKAKLYITHVADETVLNLHGHAMTNAVNVDGAVANLIKGGQKLLDDAMASVTDVDAEALMLEASNRRISEVISDKAKELGVDLIVIGRHGQRGLATLILGSVAEQLAKMADASVLLVRKH
- the ppc gene encoding phosphoenolpyruvate carboxylase, producing the protein MHQASLDTSKDEPLRDDIRLLGRILGDTVREQEGESVFDIVERVRQTAVRFARDGDPAARNELAALLDPLPRDTTQAVVRAFSYFLQLANIAEDEHHIRRRRAHDLAGSPPREGSLIFALDSLSTAAVSPEAIADFFAHAVVAPVLTAHPTEVQRQSLIRNHRDLARLLDQRERLQMTPEEEAENDLGIANSILTLWQSRMLRPVRLKVLDEVKNGITYFKETFFTELPRLYIQATQQLQKRYPDTHWALPPFFRVGSWIGGDRDGNPFVTAEILREALRLQSAAALNHYLEEIHELGGELPLSDLLVQVTPELLALAEHSTDHSPQRADEPYRRALSGIYARLAATARVLDHVEPVRHEIGHADAYETPEALRADLKVLNNSLKLNGSGNLAGGRLRRLLRAVQVFGFHLAPIDLRQNSEVHARSVAELLAGAGRCPDYEALSEIERISLLTVEISTPRPLYSPYLSYSEETQGELAIFFAARELRQRYGAAALPNCIISKTDGVSDLLELALLLKESGLLLPGAQPKLEVNIIPLFETIEDLQKSAATMAGVFAIPAYRELIAGRGDEHEVMLGYSDSNKDGGFLTSGWELYKAEIELAQVFKQHGVRLRLFHGRGGSVGRGGGPTYHAILAQPAGAVSGQIRLTEQGEVISTKYGNADTGRRNLEVLLAATLEASLTDHENKVEPAEQFHAVMDELSLRAFNAYRGLVYETPGFTTYFRQSTVVSEIALLNIGSRPASRKASERIEDLRAIPWVFSWAQCRLMLPGWYGFGAAVDGYLEANPQGLTTLRRMVKSWPFFQSLLSNMDMVLAKTDLAIASRYAELVADVELRERIFSQIKAEWALTRKHLLAILEQDDFLADNPMLKRSLQLRSPYMDPLNHLQVELLKRHRAGETDERVARGIHLSINGVASGLRNSG
- the ppsR gene encoding posphoenolpyruvate synthetase regulatory kinase/phosphorylase PpsR encodes the protein MPTPIKRTVFFVSDGTGLTVEALGHSLMTQFEDIEFKQIRIPFLKTVEKAQEAVARINAQGESDGMRPIVFTTLINPELASLVHQSDAFCLSYFESFLAPLEAELGKKSNHTVGRSHGSAESSEYKHRIEAINYTLAHDDGITDRDLAEADVILVAVSRCGKTPTSLYLAMQFGLKAANFPLIPEDFDRGCLPSTLEKHRSKLFGLTIQPERLTQIREERRAGSKYASLANCRYEIAEAEKMMRREGIRWLDSSTKSIEEISTTILQELKLR
- the fliB gene encoding flagellin lysine-N-methylase, which produces MSILHRTDSVTALFPRYVSHFRCIGADCEDTCCSGWDISIDQKTFEAYTDPKKYYPPALKKLFGKNIRIQTQSPTKEKYASAINDPCTNNCPFLQENLCAIHRDIGEDKLSNTCFNFPRFTRKFLGNIEQTLTLSCPEAARLALLQADAFDFVEGELSVRPEALSVIDEKWGMSVDEMNEIRIFCFQLMRTEGLEIWERLVVLGAFCRELDRVLKGESPPGITNLLENFLFVIESGEAVKMLSKVQPDYGFQAKLFHTIWNTRKAQPRSPSRQVMQDSIAKALGADQKTGLLDPEILVETYRKGLKNLPSALAETPYLLEHYVLNEMFRDCFPFGAQSAYQNYLGIVFRFGILRFMLSAISVDSHSLPNKDALLKTVVVFCRIYQYDSLADLFNLALKEVGWDRLEDAYGLLPS
- a CDS encoding TrmH family RNA methyltransferase — encoded protein: MKLIQSRDNPFFKLLKRLAESGRERRKTGQTLLDGVHLVEAYEAAFGPVDTLIVAESAPAGGEVAGFVEGRETVVLADSLMRDLGLVDTPSGLLALIKTPHANATVNRKKDAILIDGVQDPGNVGTLLRTAAAAGIKQALLSPGCASPWSPKVLRAGQGAHFALAIHEECDLAGFMASYEGTTAVTCLDDATSLYGAKLDGPIAWVFGAEGQGVHPELIAAAGLRIKIPMPGAVESLNVAAAAAVCLFEMVRRRLG